In Prinia subflava isolate CZ2003 ecotype Zambia chromosome 1, Cam_Psub_1.2, whole genome shotgun sequence, the DNA window GATTGGTCTTCCTGGGCTCAAGCAGAAGTGACTGAATGAGTGCTAAATCTAAGGAAAATTAGGATATTTCCCACACTCCAGCAATCCCACACCTGAGATTAAAAATGCACAACATCAAGTCTGGTAGTCACAATAAAACCCCTCAAATATCACAGTAATTTCACCCACCACATTTTCAATTAATGAGGTTTAAGTGCTTTGTACATGAAGCAACTGCACAAACCACCAACATCCAGAAAGATAAGGTTTGTTCTATTTCATGTACTGAATACATGACTGAATTTCTTACAGATTTCTACCCTTGCAGTATTTCTGGAAGGTCCAGGCAGTAATTTCATCTTTCTGTTTTACAAATAGAAACACCAAAGTGCAGACATGCgaaaagcatttctgtgcagACTGGGCAAGAACAACTTGAATTTTCTAGTCTCAACATGTTCAAACACTTAAGTTAACCCAGCAATGTCCCCTCAAATACTCTGGTCAGTAGTGTCCTCCATAGACTATTACAATTCATGATGTGTCTTTTTCATGTATTTGCTATGCCAACGTGTACACAGCTCAATTCCAGCTTCTCAATGAACACATTGATCTAACATAGAAGAATGGGTTTCATCTGAGCTACCTAAAGAGAACCTTCCTCAATCGGAAGAGGACAACTGATGCTTTGGCAAGCATCAATTTAAGTGTAGAGATGACAGCCTTCCCTTCAGGAAACAAACATTCCATTAACCAGCCCAGAAAACACGCACTGTATGCATGACAGTAACAGAGACGCCGCCTCGAGTTCCCGCCTCTgcctctgagggctctgaggggctttgaggggctctgaggggctctgaggggctctgagggctctgagggctctgagcgCTCTGAGGCTCTgcgggctctgaggggctctgaggggctctgaggggctctgaggggctctgagcgCTCTGAGcgctctgaggggctctgaggggctctgagggctctgaggggctctgagcgctctgagggctctgaggggctctgagcgctctgagggctctgaggggctctgaggggctctgagggctctgagggctctgaggggctctgagcgctctgaggggctctgagcgctctgagggctctgaggggctctgaggggctctgaggggctctgaggggctctgaggggctctgagcgCTCTGAgcgctctgagggctctgaggggctctgaggggctctgagggctctgagcgctctgagggctctgaggggctctgaggggctctgagggctctgaggggctctgagggctctgagcgCTCTGAGGGGAGAGGGCGCCCCCTACTGGCGCATGGCGCCGCCTCGAGTTCCCGCCTCTGCgtctgaggggctctgaggggcgAGGGTCCCGCACGTGGGCGGGAATCGCGTCCCTGCGGTGCCAATCAGCAACACAAGTGGCATCTACGTCCCTTCAGTGACACTCCTGGCCCCTCAGCAGGACACGGGCAATCAGCCCTTCCTTCAGTGCCCTATTACCCCCTGGCGGGGACACATGTCCCCTCAGTGACACTCGTATTCCCTCAGCATCACTAGGGGCACCCAGCTCTCCCTCAGCGTTCTCTCTGGTCCTTATATATAACCTcagattttccttccaaaatgtTCTATTCCATTGAGGTTAcataagatttttctttcataatgtCCCCATCTGCATCTATATGTTACCTCTGATTTAAGCCCCAAAATTCCACCTAATGATTAGGTCGGATTTTATCtccaaaatgtccttttttccccctactgATTCACCTCAGATTTTCCTTCACAAATGTTCTCTATCCCATATAAATTACCTCAGATTTGGTCTCCAAAATATTCCTGTAGTCCCCTGTAGATTACCTGAGattctactttaaaaatgttctttttctccctttaaaattacctcagatttttttcacaaaattttcTCCGCCCGACCTCTCCACATTACCTCAGACTTCTGCCGCCTTTTCCCAAAGCCACCTTTCTGCCCGAGAGATCCCCTCAGATTTTCCCGCCAAAAATCTCTGCCGTATGTCCTCCACAGATTATTGCAGCTTTTATTCCCACCGTCCAGTGGAAATAAAACTCCTCAGCTTTACCCACAAAATGTTCACTCCATGCCTACAGGTGGTGCCTGGGGATTCAAGCGTTCCTCCCCTCTCAagttcctgctgtcccctctgagCTACCTCAGCATTTGCCCTCACAAACTGAGACACCGTGCAGTCCTGTGATGCTACAGGCCCATCCGTTCTTTACCATAAATTCCCTGTTCTCGGTTTTCCAGTTGTCCACAACCATTTCTCCCCAGTGTGACATTTCTTACAGTTCTTTCATTCCCACCCCACAGGTTTCCAATCCCTTCATTACATAGCCATTCCAGCTGTCCATCACAGTTTCACTTCTCTTCCTACCATCTGTCTTCCTCATTATCCTGTCCTATTTTCTCCCCTTAGCATTCAAGTAACCTTCTTCCAGCTTGCTCTGTCATTTCTTATGAACATCCCCAAAGACATCCAAAGCTTTACTTTCCCCCTCCTGGAAATAAAGCACTTGACCCTTTTGGATGCTTTCTGGACAAACTCACTTTGGGaacaggctgggagcaggggcacTTTCACCCTCAGTCTGGGTGACTGCCTGTAGCACTCACAGGTGACACCAGAACCACAACCACAGTGTTCTGCCATTCCCAGGACTGGAGAGCTCGGCCAACATCTTCAGGACATTTCATGACTAAATGACAAATCCATTACAAatgcaaatacaaataaaaccatttttactttcttcttaAATAGATGCAATTCAATttagtaattaattaattagcatggtaaagtgtgagcaaagacagcgcgctgggtacagtggaaggattttcccttccgactgcaccccaattgctggacttgctggtattttatttgccatattcatacatattcataagcttttctcagcagtttccatttccaATATTTAACGTCATTATTCAATACCTATTGTGGTCCATTTTAGgtttcaatattccaggatgtacatccaggatatgtatcccaggtggtggggtccgGCTTCCAGATGTGGAGTTCAGCTTCTATATTCCAGGTCTATcagtctttgatagtgatgtccagtttcccttttccaggaaccataaatcagcgggctgaaatattttcttccgtatccaggatgtttttttaccagtctgtgagaaagcctttttacattctaaagctacagtttaaaattctttaatacaaaacaagcttctaaagttataattcaaagacaCTTATTACTGAATAGCctgagatttataataggtaattggAAGCAAAGTTTGTTCAGAAACATtattccatgctttcctcagttgtttattagaactcatctttataactgtctcATGGCCGTGTTgtacaattacaattacacagattctttttatttccctgacacgaaagACTACTTTGTATCTCACAGTCTAGAGGATAAAACTCAGCCGCTCGGAGCTGCCtttctaaaagagaaaaaaccctgtaCTTTGAACTTTAGCCAAGCATCCTTTAACAGAACTCGCAAGAATCGGTTGTAAGAGAATTCTTCGAAGGGCGCCGCCATTGTGCTGTACGGACGGCGGTGCTGCACATGCGCAGTGCTGCTGAAGGGCACGGCCCGGTTCCCGCGTGTTCAAACTCCGCTCGCtcggcggggctgccccgggccgggggcgctGCCCGTATGGCCGAGGGAGACATCCGCAAGGCCGGGACAGGCCGGGCCCGCTGCCTTCTTCCCCGCAGAACCGCTCGGCCCTGAGCAGAGTCCCGCAGAGCGCGGAGCGGACGGAAACGGCGCGGGGCACACGGGCGGCACGAGCTACGCAGTTGGCGTAAGTTTGGTATTCACGAACGTTACGCAATCTACGGAGCGCTCGTTAATAGCGCGGGTTACGCAATTTGCGTACGCGGCGGCAATGCCGCCGATCGCATTCcgtggggatggagctgctgcggAGAAGGGAACGGGTTCTTTAATGAGATTAAAAGCAAGGAGCGATCGGAGGAAGTAATGATAAAAATACAAAGCCAAATGGAGCTTGCAGAGATAGaccaaaaccataaaaaacTGCAAATATGCTTGGTGTTACAAATTGCATATTGAAGATTTTCAAGCAGCGACAAAGGAGGACAAAAAATATTCTTGGGACTCTGATAAAACCTTCACTAGCATCTAGAGATAGTGGAAGGCTGAAAGTCTGAAGATGGCTTTAACATCCCCTTTTTAAAGGGCTTAAcaatgttcattttctttgacACCACCTAATACAAGCTTTAAGGTCTAGCAGAAGTTTTACCATTTGTCTCATTCACTTTGTATAAAATTTCTGTGTTCAAAGGGGTTTGGTTTGTATCCATTGCTTCACCTCAGCTCtgtcttttccccctcctcagGGTTCCCTTGATTGTTTGGTAAGCACATTTTAATGCTGGgttttcctgctcctccttctgTAGGTGAAAACTCCCTTGCACAGTCTAAGAGCCGGTTTTGTGCCACGAGctggaaataagaaaacatctggaggaggtggggacaggggagaTCAGGTCGCTTCCACATTCAGGTCTGTGCTTCTGTCAGATGAACTGAAGCCATCAGAGGAAAGCAGTGAGCCATtttcacagccacagcacacacacTCACCCACAGGCGTGAAGCACAATTGCCGTCCCGCTTTCCAAAGCCCTGCACAGAAGGGTTTTAGCCAGGATTGGGTCGAAGCCGCGGTTCCTGAGCACAGCTTGACTCATCTGGACACAGCCCCAGAAAGAAGAGCAACTGCTGGTCTGGCTGCCAGCCCACGGAAAGGAATAGAGCCCCACTTTCCCTGTGGGGAGCAGGCGGAGCTCtcagctccctggcagcctgttccagctgAGGAATCCCTGCTCAGCTGTCCCCTGAGGGCAGCCACCGCTGCCCGTGGGCACTGTGAGCGCATCTCCCCTGCCAGAGGTTTCCTGCcgaggctgagctgcagccctgccctgctccccgcCACGGGGGCAGCTGCATTCACCTCCGTGGGACCTCGGGGAGCACAAAATGCACACCCAGCCGCACTCGCTTAGCCATACTGACACAGAGAATCTCTaacttttgctttcctttacAGCGGAAAGAGCTTTAGTCACCACAGCAAGAACTTCAGGCAGCCACAAAATTTCAAAGTGAACGTGATGCTGTTCTCCGCTGGCTCAGAAGCTGTTCCCGTTTGTGCAGAGATCACCAGAAACAACGATCATGCCAGAGTGACCGGCCCCCGGCGAGGGAGTGACCGTCCCCGGTGAGTGCCCCCAATGAGCGCCCTCCCGGCGCGCTTTCATGCCCTGTGCCCGGTCCCGGCACTCTCTGCCCGCTCCATATCCGTACTCGCTGACGGGGAACAAGCATCTGAATCTGGAACAGGACTCCCGTGCTGATTAATAGGTCTGCTGGCATTTATTCCCTTTGGTCACTCTCCAGGTACATTATGGAGTTAGGATCTGGATGCAGCGCCTGGTTTCTCACAGAGCTGTTGGATGAATCCTTGTGAACAATGGGTGGTGGAATATTGCACTGGCATTTACTCTTTGGTGTTTCACACTTTGCAAGGCGTTTTGGAATGCAAATGAAGGTTATGGAATACTTAGGAAATACATATGTAGGGAATATACACAAATATTCCTTGTGTGACATATCTGGTTATGAGGTTTTCTAAGAAAAAGCAACTCTGTAACAACCATAGTCATGTGTTTGAAATTCATACACAAGAAATAGATCAAAATGAAAGGACAAGGAGCTGAATCCAGTTACCCAGACAAATGGTCCTGCCTCCTCACTAAAACAGGATGACAGCCTTACATGAAGTACATCTTTAGAGCTGTCTGATAGGTTAGTGGTATTACTagttgttgggggtta includes these proteins:
- the LOC134561531 gene encoding uncharacterized protein LOC134561531; this translates as MSMLLKGTARFPRVQTPLARRGCPGPGALPVWPRETSARPGQAGPAAFFPAEPLGPEQSPAERGADGNGAGHTGGTSYAVGVKTPLHSLRAGFVPRAGNKKTSGGGGDRGDQVASTFSGKSFSHHSKNFRQPQNFKVNVMLFSAGSEAVPVCAEITRNNDHARVTGPRRGSDRPRLSHHRRCFFGPLRLSCYSVALHCPALPGHPCCSSCQRRAPHLIHQPGTFPSFQFGLSESCRGTQIKLLWAFVKESPQGSWFCLLLML